The Salvelinus sp. IW2-2015 linkage group LG8, ASM291031v2, whole genome shotgun sequence genome window below encodes:
- the LOC111967418 gene encoding mid1-interacting protein 1-like yields the protein MMQISSDPASNKNSLINVMHRFIAATNNMDETIMVPSLLRDVPLEEQESQQVEVVENNNEPSYPNKQRDMYEHYLLLKSIKNDMEWGLLKREMSGGASFLEMAVKQEEQQSITRGLPVDESSDLEGQFHYHLRGLFGVLSKLTVQADHLTNRYKREIGGANFMR from the coding sequence ATGATGCAAATTAGCAGTGACCCAGCCAGCAACAAGAACTCCCTCATCAATGTGATGCACCGCTTCATTGCTGCAACCAACAACATGGATGAAACTATCATGGTGCCCAGCCTGTTGAGGGATGTGCCCCTGGAGGAACAAGAGAGCCAGCAGGTTGAGGTGGTGGAGAACAACAATGAGCCTTCCTACCCTAACAAGCAGAGGGACATGTATGAGCACTACCTCCTCCTCAAGTCCATAAAGAACGACATGGAGTGGGGCCTGCTGAAGAGGGAGATGAGCGGCGGGGCCAGCTTCCTGGAAATGGCAGTCAAGCAAGAGGAGCAGCAGTCAATAACCAGGGGGCTCCCTGTCGATGAGAGCTCAGATCTGGAGGGTCAGTTCCACTACCACCTCAGGGGACTGTTTGGTGTCCTGTCAAAACTCACAGTGCAAGCAGACCACCTCACTAACCGCTACAAGAGGGAAATCGGAGGTGCTAACTTCATGAGATAG